The Phragmites australis chromosome 13, lpPhrAust1.1, whole genome shotgun sequence DNA window CTTCGCATAATCGAGGAGCGCGCGAAGGGGAACCGCACGGCACTGAATCCGCGGCATCTCAGCGTCGGCCTCTTCGCCGCCTTCGATCCGATCCTACCAGACTCCGATCTCAGGCCCCGATCGCGCCGCGCATGGCCGAAGGCGACGCTCCCGCCTCTGCCGCGGCGTCCCCACGGTCGCCGGAGACGCCGTCGACGCAGAAGAGGCGGCAGCGGGGGCTTGTGTCGCGGGTGTGGAAGGGCATCTTCGGCGGCCGCGAGGACGTGGAGAAGCTGCTGCAGGCGCTGTCCAAGGAGGAGGAAGCCGTGCGCGCTCGCCTCCGTCGCCGCGCCCGCGCCTCCCGCCAGTCCGCGCACAACGtcctcgccctcgccgccgcgctcgaGGTGATTCGCTTCATTTCGTCGTTTGAATTGTCCATAGCAAATATCTGCCGTTCAATTCGCCGTATTTATGTTCAATAGAGGAACAAGAATTCTCTTTTCTTAGGGTAATCAATCCGATGTTAACGGTAGAATAGGGATCGTTTGGTCAGATGAGCCACCTGTTGAGCCATCGTGTTACAGTGCTCCGCAATCTGCGTTGTTGCAATTATGAATCTCCAATAATTTCATCATACGTTATTGTTGGATTTGAAGGTGCTTTGATGCATTGCTTCAGTTCGGTGGATAGGATTAGGACCCATGTCGAATGGAATTGCATTGGAATGCGTTCGTGAGTGCCACTCGCGGATTTAGGGCCTTGGACCGGATGAATTGTGTTTTGACATGGTTTTTTGTTATTTCTTTTGGGAACAGATCGTCGCAGTTGGGTACGCGATTATGACTACGAGGTCACCGGACCTTAGCTGGCAGATGAGGGCAGCCCGGGTGCTACCGATGTTCCTGGTTCCTGCTCTAGCTGCTCTCATCTACTCAACTATTACAAGCCTCACAAAAATGCGTAAGTACACCCTCATCTTCATCTGCTTGCTCTGGTGTTTCACACGCAATGCGTCATTAGGCTCTAGCTACGCATTCTGGTGATTGAAATTGAACAAAAGCAAGGCAGCAGAAATGCGTTTGTCGTTTGTCGTTTAAAAGTGTCTCAGGGCGAGCGTTTGTCGTTTAAAAGTGTCTTCTGTCAGGTGTTTCGGTCCTGCTGTGTGTTTTGTTCTGAACATTCTGCTGGTTTCCCAGCTTTGTGCCCGGGTTTTGGTTTCGTTTGCGATTGGGTTTTGTATGTATGTTGGAACTCTTAATTGGCTTTCAATAAAAGCCGAGGAATCTCCCTTCTAAAAAAAAGGCAGCAGAAATGCGCGATAGACATGTTTTCCATTAGCTTTTCagtggtctttttttttttggaaaacaaGGCTTTATTCCCCGACTTCTACAGAAGCTACGCGAACCATAGTTTTCAGTGTGTTATATTTGAACAGTGAGCACAGAACAAACTCGTTGCCTAGGTTATTTATCCTCAAAAATTGCTGTACGAAACAGCAGAAGTAGCAAAATGTGTCCCGTTAGCATGAGGTGTGGCTGAGTAAATTGCTTCAGCCAGTACAGTTAATCCGTCATATCTTATTAGCAATGGCCTACCTTATCTGCAGTTGACAACAGAGACCAACATACTCTTGAAAAGCTTCGAGCTGAAAGGCAAGCTAAGATTGATGAATTGAAGGAGAGAACAAATTACTACACTACTCAGCAACTTATACAGGTTCATTTACTTccctattttatttttcattttcttctaCATACAGCTGACTCTTTTTTATGGTGAACCAGAGATATGATCTTGACCCTGCTGCAAAGGCTGCAGCGGCAACTGTTTTGGCATCTAAGTTGGGTGCGGATTCTGGATTGAGAGTCTTTCTGGGAGATGAGTCAAGCAGGGATGCAGCACTGGGTAAAAGTAATGATACTAATCTTGAACAAACTACTGGACTGAGGCAAAGAAAACCAGCACACTTAAGCAATGGCACCGGAAGCACCCATTCCCCCGAGCCATTGGACGGCTCAAATGTGTATGATGGTAATGAAGAAGGTCTCAATACTCCAAATCAGAGGACTTTTGAGCACTTCAGAGGTCCAGCTGGTAATGATGGAGGATGGCTTGCACGAGTGGCTGCTCTGCTTGTAGGGGAGGATCCAACACAGTGCTACGCCCTGATATGTGGCAACTGCCATATGCATAATGGTAGGTGACTGATAACTGTCTATTTCTGGCAACTAACTTTTATTAGTTCTTTGTTAACCAGATTAATTCTGCCAGGTCTTGCAAGGAAAGAGGACTTTGCATTCATCACATACTACTGTCCCCACTGTAATGCCCTCAATGGATCCCGGCAACATGAAGGCCATGACATGGTATCTAATTCCGGCAAGGAGAGTCCTAGTTCTCGTTCTGATGGTAGCATTGGCCACGTCGATGCAAGCCATGCAAGCTCAGGTGTTGGAACTCCTGTCGCAAGCAATTTACCAGCTGCAACTGTTGAAGAACTCCCTGCAGAAGAAGATTCTGGGTAGAAGGCAAGTAGTGATCAACCTGCCAATTGAGTTCTTCGTTTTACTTTAGAGTATGTATTTGTGAAGTATTGCATCTGTAACACGGATTTGTGTCAGGGTGTTCAAATTTTTGTACCGCATAGTATATGGAGTACCATGTCTTGTTCATTATTGGCGTGTAGCGACTGGTAGCTTGGGTGGTTTCATCGTGGCTTAGCCCCTTGGATACCAGGACAACGCCCATTTGCTGGCGTCTTTGCCCCAGTTGATGGGCCTGGATGATGATGGGATGTTCATTTCTTTCATTCTTTGTTTATTGAGTGTATCATATAAAGAGAGGCGTTGGACATAATTATTTGCGTGGACACTCATTGGAGTTTGGAATATGTTGCTGACGACTAATATTCTTGTTtgattgtaaaaaaaataagactCCAACGTATACATACAAGCAGATCTGATAATTTCCCGGCGACTTGGACAAAGACGATGTAGGCTGCTAATCCAAGTA harbors:
- the LOC133887933 gene encoding uncharacterized protein At2g24330-like, with amino-acid sequence MAEGDAPASAAASPRSPETPSTQKRRQRGLVSRVWKGIFGGREDVEKLLQALSKEEEAVRARLRRRARASRQSAHNVLALAAALEIVAVGYAIMTTRSPDLSWQMRAARVLPMFLVPALAALIYSTITSLTKMLDNRDQHTLEKLRAERQAKIDELKERTNYYTTQQLIQRYDLDPAAKAAAATVLASKLGADSGLRVFLGDESSRDAALGKSNDTNLEQTTGLRQRKPAHLSNGTGSTHSPEPLDGSNVYDGNEEGLNTPNQRTFEHFRGPAGNDGGWLARVAALLVGEDPTQCYALICGNCHMHNGLARKEDFAFITYYCPHCNALNGSRQHEGHDMVSNSGKESPSSRSDGSIGHVDASHASSGVGTPVASNLPAATVEELPAEEDSG